A genome region from Clupea harengus chromosome 7, Ch_v2.0.2, whole genome shotgun sequence includes the following:
- the LOC116221028 gene encoding filaggrin-2-like isoform X2, producing MCCFTRIQLWLALLVLVIAFHNGSIANGWHSAFPGSTKGGRGTYDLYFGSSGVDEPYEAGTAQVRPSQSGTYYSSAAVGSSQATHAGSFQMSGGRSELFSPFRPAQTASSPVWSRYRPSQVGPSRRTGYQSYQQTSGSPHTTYHPVQSTYRSSMGNWKPQAVSRPVGSTQEQASPAKPAQRSSNPGSQNWQSPSVSSGHPYAEPEQNGQTSRPAQGNYQHSQTRFTQSSEAQHSDGTRKPAAAAAKPVQRWRSPSVSPYAKPEQNRQTSRPAQGNYQHSQTRFTQSPEAQHSDGTRKPAAAAAKPLQRWRSPSVSPYAKPEQNRQTSRPAQGNYQHSQTRFTQSPEAQHSDGTRKPTAAAAKPLQRWRSPSMSPHAKPEQNRQTSRPAQGNYQHSQTRFPASSVAQHAGGTRKPTAPKPVQSGSRPEVTSQSDRIHGPSYPVQSSQQGHAQTRG from the exons ATGTGTTGTTTCACTAGAATACAACTTTG GCTGGCTTTGCTGGTTCTTGTCATTGCTTTCCATAATGGCAGCATTGCAAATG GGTGGCATTCAGCCTTCCCTGGCTCCACAAAAGGAGGCAGAGGTACATATGACCTGTACTTTGGCAGTTCTGGTGTAGATGAGCCATACGAGGCAGGGACTGCTCAAGTAAGACCTAGCCAGAGTGGGACTTACTACTCTAGTGCAGCTGTTGGCAGTTCACAGGCCACACATGCAGGATCTTTCCAAATGTCAGGGGGCAGGTCCgaactgttctctcccttcagGCCAGCCCAGACTGCGTCTTCCCCTGTTTGGAGCAGGTATCGGCCATCCCAGGTAGGACCCAGCCGAAGGACTGGATACCAGAGCTACCAGCAAACCTCTGGGTCGCCGCATACTACATACCACCCTGTACAGAGCACCTACCGGTCATCCATGGGCAACTGGAAACCACAAGCTGTATCTAGACCAGTGGGGAGTACCCAAGAACAAGCATCTCCAGCCAAGCCAGCCCAGAGGAGTTCCAACCCTGGCAGTCAGAACTGGCAGTCTCCATCGGTGTCTAGTGGTCATCCATATGCTGAACCTGAGCAAAATGGGCAAACCTCCAGACCAGCACAGGGTAACTACCAGCACTCCCAGACTCGATTTACACAAAGCTCTGAGGCCCAACACAGTGATGGCACCAGGAaaccagcagctgctgctgctaagCCAGTCCAGAGATGGCGCTCTCCTTCAGTGTCTCCATATGCTAAGCCTGAGCAAAACAGGCAGACCTCCAGACCAGCACAGGGTAACTACCAGCACTCCCAGACTAGATTTACACAAAGCCCTGAGGCCCAACACAGTGATGGCACCAGGAaaccagcagctgctgctgctaagCCACTCCAGAGATGGCGCTCTCCTTCAGTGTCTCCATATGCTAAGCCTGAGCAAAACAGGCAGACCTCCAGACCAGCACAGGGTAACTACCAGCACTCCCAG ACTAGATTTACACAAAGCCCTGAGGCCCAACACAGTGATGGCACCAGGAAACCAACAGCAGCTGCTGCTAAGCCACTCCAGAGATGGCGCTCTCCTTCAATGTCTCCACATGCTAAGCCTGAGCAAAACAGGCAGACCTCCAGACCAGCACAGGGTAACTACCAGCACTCCCAGACTAGATTTCCAGCCAGTTCTGTGGCCCAACACGCTGGTGGCACCAGGAAACCAACAGCTCCTAAGCCAGTCCAGAGTGGCTCAAGGCCTGAGGTTACGTCTCAGTCTGACAGAATTCATGGGCCATCATATCCAGTCCAGAGCAGTCAACAAGGTCATGCTCAGACTAGGGGCTAA
- the LOC116221028 gene encoding filaggrin-2-like isoform X1, protein MCCFTRIQLWLALLVLVIAFHNGSIANGWHSAFPGSTKGGRGTYDLYFGSSGVDEPYEAGTAQVRPSQSGTYYSSAAVGSSQATHAGSFQMSGGRSELFSPFRPAQTASSPVWSRYRPSQVGPSRRTGYQSYQQTSGSPHTTYHPVQSTYRSSMGNWKPQAVSRPVGSTQEQASPAKPAQRSSNPGSQNWQSPSVSSGHPYAEPEQNGQTSRPAQGNYQHSQTRFTQSSEAQHSDGTRKPAAAAAKPVQRWRSPSVSPYAKPEQNRQTSRPAQGNYQHSQTRFTQSPEAQHSDGTRKPAAAAAKPLQRWRSPSVSPYAKPEQNRQTSRPAQGNYQHSQTRFTQSPEAQHSDGTRKPTAAAAKPLQRWRSPSMSPHAKPEQNRQTSRPAQGNYQHSQTRFPASSVAQHAGGTRKPTAPKPVQSGSRPEVTSQSDRIHGPSYPVQSSQQGHAQTRG, encoded by the exons ATGTGTTGTTTCACTAGAATACAACTTTG GCTGGCTTTGCTGGTTCTTGTCATTGCTTTCCATAATGGCAGCATTGCAAATG GGTGGCATTCAGCCTTCCCTGGCTCCACAAAAGGAGGCAGAGGTACATATGACCTGTACTTTGGCAGTTCTGGTGTAGATGAGCCATACGAGGCAGGGACTGCTCAAGTAAGACCTAGCCAGAGTGGGACTTACTACTCTAGTGCAGCTGTTGGCAGTTCACAGGCCACACATGCAGGATCTTTCCAAATGTCAGGGGGCAGGTCCgaactgttctctcccttcagGCCAGCCCAGACTGCGTCTTCCCCTGTTTGGAGCAGGTATCGGCCATCCCAGGTAGGACCCAGCCGAAGGACTGGATACCAGAGCTACCAGCAAACCTCTGGGTCGCCGCATACTACATACCACCCTGTACAGAGCACCTACCGGTCATCCATGGGCAACTGGAAACCACAAGCTGTATCTAGACCAGTGGGGAGTACCCAAGAACAAGCATCTCCAGCCAAGCCAGCCCAGAGGAGTTCCAACCCTGGCAGTCAGAACTGGCAGTCTCCATCGGTGTCTAGTGGTCATCCATATGCTGAACCTGAGCAAAATGGGCAAACCTCCAGACCAGCACAGGGTAACTACCAGCACTCCCAGACTCGATTTACACAAAGCTCTGAGGCCCAACACAGTGATGGCACCAGGAaaccagcagctgctgctgctaagCCAGTCCAGAGATGGCGCTCTCCTTCAGTGTCTCCATATGCTAAGCCTGAGCAAAACAGGCAGACCTCCAGACCAGCACAGGGTAACTACCAGCACTCCCAGACTAGATTTACACAAAGCCCTGAGGCCCAACACAGTGATGGCACCAGGAaaccagcagctgctgctgctaagCCACTCCAGAG ATGGCGCTCTCCTTCAGTGTCTCCATATGCTAAGCCTGAGCAAAACAGGCAGACCTCCAGACCAGCACAGGGTAACTACCAGCACTCCCAGACTAGATTTACACAAAGCCCTGAGGCCCAACACAGTGATGGCACCAGGAAACCAACAGCAGCTGCTGCTAAGCCACTCCAGAGATGGCGCTCTCCTTCAATGTCTCCACATGCTAAGCCTGAGCAAAACAGGCAGACCTCCAGACCAGCACAGGGTAACTACCAGCACTCCCAGACTAGATTTCCAGCCAGTTCTGTGGCCCAACACGCTGGTGGCACCAGGAAACCAACAGCTCCTAAGCCAGTCCAGAGTGGCTCAAGGCCTGAGGTTACGTCTCAGTCTGACAGAATTCATGGGCCATCATATCCAGTCCAGAGCAGTCAACAAGGTCATGCTCAGACTAGGGGCTAA
- the LOC116221028 gene encoding filaggrin-2-like isoform X4 yields MCCFTRIQLWLALLVLVIAFHNGSIANGWHSAFPGSTKGGRGTYDLYFGSSGVDEPYEAGTAQVRPSQSGTYYSSAAVGSSQATHAGSFQMSGGRSELFSPFRPAQTASSPVWSRYRPSQVGPSRRTGYQSYQQTSGSPHTTYHPVQSTYRSSMGNWKPQAVSRPVGSTQEQASPAKPAQRSSNPGSQNWQSPSVSSGHPYAEPEQNGQTSRPAQGNYQHSQTRFTQSSEAQHSDGTRKPAAAAAKPVQRWRSPSVSPYAKPEQNRQTSRPAQGNYQHSQTRFPASSVAHHAGGTRKPTAPKPVQSGSRPEVTSQSDRIHGPSYPVQSSQQGHAQTRG; encoded by the exons ATGTGTTGTTTCACTAGAATACAACTTTG GCTGGCTTTGCTGGTTCTTGTCATTGCTTTCCATAATGGCAGCATTGCAAATG GGTGGCATTCAGCCTTCCCTGGCTCCACAAAAGGAGGCAGAGGTACATATGACCTGTACTTTGGCAGTTCTGGTGTAGATGAGCCATACGAGGCAGGGACTGCTCAAGTAAGACCTAGCCAGAGTGGGACTTACTACTCTAGTGCAGCTGTTGGCAGTTCACAGGCCACACATGCAGGATCTTTCCAAATGTCAGGGGGCAGGTCCgaactgttctctcccttcagGCCAGCCCAGACTGCGTCTTCCCCTGTTTGGAGCAGGTATCGGCCATCCCAGGTAGGACCCAGCCGAAGGACTGGATACCAGAGCTACCAGCAAACCTCTGGGTCGCCGCATACTACATACCACCCTGTACAGAGCACCTACCGGTCATCCATGGGCAACTGGAAACCACAAGCTGTATCTAGACCAGTGGGGAGTACCCAAGAACAAGCATCTCCAGCCAAGCCAGCCCAGAGGAGTTCCAACCCTGGCAGTCAGAACTGGCAGTCTCCATCGGTGTCTAGTGGTCATCCATATGCTGAACCTGAGCAAAATGGGCAAACCTCCAGACCAGCACAGGGTAACTACCAGCACTCCCAGACTCGATTTACACAAAGCTCTGAGGCCCAACACAGTGATGGCACCAGGAaaccagcagctgctgctgctaagCCAGTCCAGAGATGGCGCTCTCCTTCAGTGTCTCCATATGCTAAGCCTGAGCAAAACAGGCAGACCTCCAGACCAGCACAGGGTAACTACCAGCACTCCCAGACTAG ATTTCCAGCCAGTTCTGTGGCCCACCACGCTGGTGGCACCAGGAAACCAACAGCTCCTAAGCCAGTCCAGAGTGGCTCAAGGCCTGAGGTTACGTCTCAGTCTGACAGAATTCATGGGCCATCATATCCAGTCCAGAGCAGTCAACAAGGTCATGCTCAGACTAGGGGCTAA
- the LOC116221028 gene encoding uncharacterized protein LOC116221028 isoform X6 — protein sequence MLNLSKMGKPPDQHRVTTSTPRLDLHKALRPNTVMAPGNQQLLLLSQSRDGALLQCLHMLSLSKTGRPPDQHRVTTSTPRLDLHKALRPNTVMAPGNQQLLLLSHSRDGALLQCLHMLSLSKTGRPPDQHRVTTSTPRLDLHKALRPNTVMAPGNQQQLLLSHSRDGALLQCLHMLSLSKTGRPPDQHRVTTSTPRLDFQPVLWPNTLVAPGNQQLLSQSRVAQGLRLRLSLTEFMGHHIQSRAVNKVMLRLGAKGLENAVFE from the exons ATGCTGAACCTGAGCAAAATGGGCAAACCTCCAGACCAGCACAGGGTAACTACCAGCACTCCCAGACTCGATTTACACAAAGCTCTGAGGCCCAACACAGTGATGGCACCAGGAaaccagcagctgctgctgctaagCCAGTCCAGAGATGGCGCTCTCCTTCAGTGTCTCCATATGCTAAGCCTGAGCAAAACAGGCAGACCTCCAGACCAGCACAGGGTAACTACCAGCACTCCCAGACTAGATTTACACAAAGCCCTGAGGCCCAACACAGTGATGGCACCAGGAaaccagcagctgctgctgctaagCCACTCCAGAG ATGGCGCTCTCCTTCAGTGTCTCCATATGCTAAGCCTGAGCAAAACAGGCAGACCTCCAGACCAGCACAGGGTAACTACCAGCACTCCCAGACTAGATTTACACAAAGCCCTGAGGCCCAACACAGTGATGGCACCAGGAAACCAACAGCAGCTGCTGCTAAGCCACTCCAGAGATGGCGCTCTCCTTCAATGTCTCCACATGCTAAGCCTGAGCAAAACAGGCAGACCTCCAGACCAGCACAGGGTAACTACCAGCACTCCCAGACTAGATTTCCAGCCAGTTCTGTGGCCCAACACGCTGGTGGCACCAGGAAACCAACAGCTCCTAAGCCAGTCCAGAGTGGCTCAAGGCCTGAGGTTACGTCTCAGTCTGACAGAATTCATGGGCCATCATATCCAGTCCAGAGCAGTCAACAAGGTCATGCTCAGACTAGGGGCTAAAG GTTTGGAGAATGCAGTGTTTGAATGA
- the LOC116221028 gene encoding filaggrin-2-like isoform X5 produces the protein MCGFTRIQLWLALLVLVIAFHNGSIANGWHSAFPGSTKGGRGTYDLYFGSSGVDEPYEAGTAQVRPSHSGTSYSSAAVGSSQATHAGSFQMSGGRSELFSPFRPAQTASSPVQSRYRPSQVGPSRRTGYQSYQQTSGSPHTTYHPVQSTYWSSMGNWKPQAVSRPVGSTQEQASPAKPAQRSSNPGSQNWQSPSVSSGHPYAEPEQNGQTSRPAQGNYQHSQTRFTQSSEAQHSDGTRKPAAAKPVQRWRSPSVSPYAKPEQNRQTSRPAQGNYQHSQTRFPASSVAQHAGGTRKPTAPKPVQSGSRPEVTSQSDRIHGPSYPVQSSQQGHAQTRG, from the exons ATGTGTGGTTTCACTAGAATACAACTTTG GCTGGCTTTGCTGGTTCTTGTCATTGCTTTCCATAATGGCAGCATTGCAAATG GGTGGCATTCGGCCTTCCCTGGCTCCACAAAAGGAGGCAGAGGTACATATGACCTGTACTTTGGCAGCTCTGGTGTAGATGAGCCATACGAGGCCGGGACTGCTCAAGTAAGACCTAGCCACAGTGGGACTTCCTACTCTAGTGCAGCTGTTGGCAGTTCACAGGCCACACATGCAGGATCTTTCCAAATGTCAGGGGGCAGGTCCgaactgttctctcccttcagGCCAGCCCAGACTGCGTCTTCCCCTGTTCAGAGCAGGTATCGGCCATCCCAGGTAGGACCCAGCCGAAGGACTGGATACCAGAGCTACCAGCAAACCTCTGGGTCGCCGCATACTACATACCACCCTGTACAGAGCACCTACTGGTCATCCATGGGCAACTGGAAACCACAAGCTGTATCTAGACCAGTGGGGAGTACCCAAGAACAAGCATCTCCAGCCAAGCCAGCCCAGAGGAGTTCCAACCCTGGCAGTCAGAACTGGCAGTCTCCATCGGTGTCTAGTGGTCATCCATATGCTGAACCTGAGCAAAATGGGCAAACCTCCAGACCAGCACAGGGTAACTACCAGCACTCCCAGACTAGATTTACACAAAGCTCTGAGGCCCAACACAGTGATGGCACCAGGAAACCAGCTGCTGCTAAGCCAGTCCAGAGATGGCGCTCTCCTTCAGTGTCTCCAT ATGCTAAGCCTGAGCAAAACAGGCAGACCTCCAGACCAGCACAGGGTAACTACCAGCACTCCCAGACTAGATTTCCAGCCAGTTCTGTGGCCCAACACGCTGGTGGCACCAGGAAACCAACAGCTCCTAAGCCAGTCCAGAGTGGCTCAAGGCCTGAGGTTACGTCTCAGTCTGACAGAATTCATGGGCCATCATATCCAGTCCAGAGCAGTCAACAAGGTCATGCTCAGACTAGGGGCTAA
- the LOC116221028 gene encoding filaggrin-2-like isoform X3, with protein sequence MCGFTRIQLWLALLVLVIAFHNGSIANGWHSAFPGSTKGGRGTYDLYFGSSGVDEPYEAGTAQVRPSHSGTSYSSAAVGSSQATHAGSFQMSGGRSELFSPFRPAQTASSPVQSRYRPSQVGPSRRTGYQSYQQTSGSPHTTYHPVQSTYWSSMGNWKPQAVSRPVGSTQEQASPAKPAQRSSNPGSQNWQSPSVSSGHPYAEPEQNGQTSRPAQGNYQHSQTRFTQSSEAQHSDGTRKPAAAKPVQRWRSPSVSPYAKPEQNRQTSRPAQGNYQHSQTRFTQSPEAQHSDGTRKPTAAAAKPLQRWRSPSMSPHAKPEQNRQTSRPAQGNYQHSQTRFPASSVAQHAGGTRKPTAPKPVQSGSRPEVTSQSDRIHGPSYPVQSSQQGHAQTRG encoded by the exons ATGTGTGGTTTCACTAGAATACAACTTTG GCTGGCTTTGCTGGTTCTTGTCATTGCTTTCCATAATGGCAGCATTGCAAATG GGTGGCATTCGGCCTTCCCTGGCTCCACAAAAGGAGGCAGAGGTACATATGACCTGTACTTTGGCAGCTCTGGTGTAGATGAGCCATACGAGGCCGGGACTGCTCAAGTAAGACCTAGCCACAGTGGGACTTCCTACTCTAGTGCAGCTGTTGGCAGTTCACAGGCCACACATGCAGGATCTTTCCAAATGTCAGGGGGCAGGTCCgaactgttctctcccttcagGCCAGCCCAGACTGCGTCTTCCCCTGTTCAGAGCAGGTATCGGCCATCCCAGGTAGGACCCAGCCGAAGGACTGGATACCAGAGCTACCAGCAAACCTCTGGGTCGCCGCATACTACATACCACCCTGTACAGAGCACCTACTGGTCATCCATGGGCAACTGGAAACCACAAGCTGTATCTAGACCAGTGGGGAGTACCCAAGAACAAGCATCTCCAGCCAAGCCAGCCCAGAGGAGTTCCAACCCTGGCAGTCAGAACTGGCAGTCTCCATCGGTGTCTAGTGGTCATCCATATGCTGAACCTGAGCAAAATGGGCAAACCTCCAGACCAGCACAGGGTAACTACCAGCACTCCCAGACTAGATTTACACAAAGCTCTGAGGCCCAACACAGTGATGGCACCAGGAAACCAGCTGCTGCTAAGCCAGTCCAGAGATGGCGCTCTCCTTCAGTGTCTCCATATGCTAAGCCTGAGCAAAACAGGCAGACCTCCAGACCAGCACAGGGTAACTACCAGCACTCCCAGACTAGATTTACACAAAGCCCTGAGGCCCAACACAGTGATGGCACCAGGAAACCAACAGCAGCTGCTGCTAAGCCACTCCAGAGATGGCGCTCTCCTTCAATGTCTCCACATGCTAAGCCTGAGCAAAACAGGCAGACCTCCAGACCAGCACAGGGTAACTACCAGCACTCCCAGACTAGATTTCCAGCCAGTTCTGTGGCCCAACACGCTGGTGGCACCAGGAAACCAACAGCTCCTAAGCCAGTCCAGAGTGGCTCAAGGCCTGAGGTTACGTCTCAGTCTGACAGAATTCATGGGCCATCATATCCAGTCCAGAGCAGTCAACAAGGTCATGCTCAGACTAGGGGCTAA
- the LOC116221028 gene encoding uncharacterized protein LOC116221028 isoform X7, translating to MLNLSKMGKPPDQHRVTTSTPRLDLHKALRPNTVMAPGNQLLLSQSRDGALLQCLHMLSLSKTGRPPDQHRVTTSTPRLDLHKALRPNTVMAPGNQQQLLLSHSRDGALLQCLHMLSLSKTGRPPDQHRVTTSTPRLDFQPVLWPNTLVAPGNQQLLSQSRVAQGLRLRLSLTEFMGHHIQSRAVNKVMLRLGAKGLENAVFE from the exons ATGCTGAACCTGAGCAAAATGGGCAAACCTCCAGACCAGCACAGGGTAACTACCAGCACTCCCAGACTAGATTTACACAAAGCTCTGAGGCCCAACACAGTGATGGCACCAGGAAACCAGCTGCTGCTAAGCCAGTCCAGAGATGGCGCTCTCCTTCAGTGTCTCCATATGCTAAGCCTGAGCAAAACAGGCAGACCTCCAGACCAGCACAGGGTAACTACCAGCACTCCCAGACTAGATTTACACAAAGCCCTGAGGCCCAACACAGTGATGGCACCAGGAAACCAACAGCAGCTGCTGCTAAGCCACTCCAGAGATGGCGCTCTCCTTCAATGTCTCCACATGCTAAGCCTGAGCAAAACAGGCAGACCTCCAGACCAGCACAGGGTAACTACCAGCACTCCCAGACTAGATTTCCAGCCAGTTCTGTGGCCCAACACGCTGGTGGCACCAGGAAACCAACAGCTCCTAAGCCAGTCCAGAGTGGCTCAAGGCCTGAGGTTACGTCTCAGTCTGACAGAATTCATGGGCCATCATATCCAGTCCAGAGCAGTCAACAAGGTCATGCTCAGACTAGGGGCTAAAG GTTTGGAGAATGCAGTGTTTGAATGA
- the LOC105893715 gene encoding filaggrin-2-like isoform X1, with translation MCCFTRIQLWLALLVLVIAFHNGSIANGWHSAFPGSTKGGRGTYDLYFGSSGVDEPYEAGTAQVRPSHSGTSYSSAAVGSSQATHAGSFQMSGGRSELFSPFRPAQTASSPVQSRYRPSQVGPSRRTGYQRYQQTSGSPHTTYHPVQSTYRSSMGNWKPQAVSRPVGSTQEQASPAKPAQRSSNPGSQNWQSPSVSSGHPYAEPEQNGQTSRPAQGNYQHSQTRFTQSSEAQHSDGTRKPAAAKPVQRWRSPSVSPYAKPEQNRQPSRPAQGNYQHSQTRFTQSSEAQHSDGTRKPAAAKPVQRWRSPSVSPYAKPEQNRQTSRPAQGNYQHSQTRFPASSVAHHAGGTRKPTAPKPVQSGSRPEVMSQSDRIHGPSYPVQSSQQGHAQTRG, from the exons ATGTGTTGTTTCACTAGAATACAACTttg GCTGGCTTTGCTGGTTCTTGTCATTGCTTTCCATAATGGCAGCATTGCAAATG GGTGGCATTCAGCCTTCCCTGGCTCCACAAAAGGAGGCAGAGGTACATATGACCTGTACTTTGGCAGTTCTGGTGTAGATGAGCCATACGAGGCCGGGACTGCTCAAGTAAGACCTAGCCACAGTGGGACTTCCTACTCTAGTGCAGCTGTTGGCAGTTCACAGGCCACACATGCAGGATCTTTCCAAATGTCAGGGGGCAGGTCCgaactgttctctcccttcagGCCAGCCCAGACTGCGTCTTCCCCTGTTCAGAGCAGGTATCGGCCATCCCAGGTAGGACCCAGCCGAAGGACTGGATACCAGCGCTACCAGCAAACCTCTGGGTCGCCGCATACTACATACCACCCTGTACAGAGCACCTACCGGTCATCCATGGGCAACTGGAAACCACAAGCTGTATCTAGACCAGTGGGGAGTACCCAAGAACAAGCATCTCCAGCCAAGCCAGCCCAGAGGAGTTCCAACCCTGGCAGTCAGAACTGGCAGTCTCCATCGGTGTCTAGTGGTCATCCATATGCTGAACCTGAGCAAAACGGGCAAACCTCCAGACCAGCACAGGGTAACTACCAGCACTCCCAGACTAGATTTACACAAAGCTCTGAGGCCCAACACAGTGATGGCACCAGGAAACCAGCTGCTGCTAAGCCAGTCCAGAGATGGCGCTCTCCTTCAGTGTCTCCATATGCTAAGCCAGAGCAAAACAGGCAGCCCTCCAGACCAGCACAGGGTAACTACCAGCACTCCCAGACTAGATTTACACAAAGCTCTGAGGCCCAACACAGTGATGGCACCAGGAAACCAGCTGCTGCTAAGCCAGTCCAGAGATGGCGCTCTCCTTCAGTGTCTCCATATGCTAAGCCTGAGCAAAACAGGCAGACCTCCAGACCAGCACAGGGTAACTACCAGCACTCCCAGACTAGATTTCCAGCCAGTTCTGTGGCCCACCACGCTGGTGGCACCAGGAAACCAACAGCTCCTAAGCCAGTCCAGAGTGGCTCAAGGCCTGAGGTTATGTCTCAGTCTGACAGAATTCATGGGCCATCATATCCAGTCCAGAGCAGTCAACAAGGTCATGCTCAGACTAGGGGCTAA
- the LOC105893715 gene encoding uncharacterized protein LOC105893715 isoform X2: MLNLSKTGKPPDQHRVTTSTPRLDLHKALRPNTVMAPGNQLLLSQSRDGALLQCLHMLSQSKTGSPPDQHRVTTSTPRLDLHKALRPNTVMAPGNQLLLSQSRDGALLQCLHMLSLSKTGRPPDQHRVTTSTPRLDFQPVLWPTTLVAPGNQQLLSQSRVAQGLRLCLSLTEFMGHHIQSRAVNKVMLRLGAKGLENAVFE; encoded by the exons ATGCTGAACCTGAGCAAAACGGGCAAACCTCCAGACCAGCACAGGGTAACTACCAGCACTCCCAGACTAGATTTACACAAAGCTCTGAGGCCCAACACAGTGATGGCACCAGGAAACCAGCTGCTGCTAAGCCAGTCCAGAGATGGCGCTCTCCTTCAGTGTCTCCATATGCTAAGCCAGAGCAAAACAGGCAGCCCTCCAGACCAGCACAGGGTAACTACCAGCACTCCCAGACTAGATTTACACAAAGCTCTGAGGCCCAACACAGTGATGGCACCAGGAAACCAGCTGCTGCTAAGCCAGTCCAGAGATGGCGCTCTCCTTCAGTGTCTCCATATGCTAAGCCTGAGCAAAACAGGCAGACCTCCAGACCAGCACAGGGTAACTACCAGCACTCCCAGACTAGATTTCCAGCCAGTTCTGTGGCCCACCACGCTGGTGGCACCAGGAAACCAACAGCTCCTAAGCCAGTCCAGAGTGGCTCAAGGCCTGAGGTTATGTCTCAGTCTGACAGAATTCATGGGCCATCATATCCAGTCCAGAGCAGTCAACAAGGTCATGCTCAGACTAGGGGCTAAAG GTTTGGAGAATGCAGTGTTTGAATGA
- the LOC105893715 gene encoding uncharacterized protein LOC105893715 isoform X3 produces MLNLSKTGKPPDQHRVTTSTPRLDLHKALRPNTVMAPGNQLLLSQSRDGALLQCLHMLSQSKTGSPPDQHRVTTSTPRLDLHKALRPNTVMAPGNQLLLSQSRDGALLQCLHMLSLSKTGRPPDQHRVTTSTPRLDFQPVLWPTTLVAPGNQQLLSQSRVAQGLRLCLSLTEFMGHHIQSRAVNKVMLRLGAKDVP; encoded by the exons ATGCTGAACCTGAGCAAAACGGGCAAACCTCCAGACCAGCACAGGGTAACTACCAGCACTCCCAGACTAGATTTACACAAAGCTCTGAGGCCCAACACAGTGATGGCACCAGGAAACCAGCTGCTGCTAAGCCAGTCCAGAGATGGCGCTCTCCTTCAGTGTCTCCATATGCTAAGCCAGAGCAAAACAGGCAGCCCTCCAGACCAGCACAGGGTAACTACCAGCACTCCCAGACTAGATTTACACAAAGCTCTGAGGCCCAACACAGTGATGGCACCAGGAAACCAGCTGCTGCTAAGCCAGTCCAGAGATGGCGCTCTCCTTCAGTGTCTCCATATGCTAAGCCTGAGCAAAACAGGCAGACCTCCAGACCAGCACAGGGTAACTACCAGCACTCCCAGACTAGATTTCCAGCCAGTTCTGTGGCCCACCACGCTGGTGGCACCAGGAAACCAACAGCTCCTAAGCCAGTCCAGAGTGGCTCAAGGCCTGAGGTTATGTCTCAGTCTGACAGAATTCATGGGCCATCATATCCAGTCCAGAGCAGTCAACAAGGTCATGCTCAGACTAGGGGCTAAAG ATGTTCCTTGA